The following are encoded together in the Clostridium sp. BJN0013 genome:
- a CDS encoding HD domain-containing protein — translation MQELKLFNKLSIQEQKHSIKVAYDIKFFCKENNKINIDLLLKAALLHDIGKIYKKLNLMDKSVIVLLNSISKGKIKKFFKNKKINVYYNHGRIGRELLERIKCDEQLLYLIEHHHNFEIHDNLELTVLRFYDKKN, via the coding sequence ATGCAGGAATTAAAATTATTTAATAAATTATCCATACAAGAACAGAAACATTCTATAAAGGTAGCATATGATATAAAATTTTTTTGTAAAGAAAATAATAAAATTAATATAGATTTATTACTAAAGGCAGCACTTCTTCATGACATAGGTAAAATATATAAGAAATTAAATTTAATGGATAAATCTGTAATTGTATTATTGAATAGCATATCTAAAGGCAAAATAAAAAAGTTCTTTAAAAATAAAAAAATAAATGTGTATTATAATCATGGTAGAATTGGAAGAGAATTATTAGAGAGGATAAAATGTGATGAACAATTACTTTATCTAATAGAACATCATCATAATTTTGAAATACATGATAATTTAGAACTGACTGTACTTAGGTTTTATGATAAAAAAAATTAA
- a CDS encoding UPF0182 family protein — protein sequence MKKKIVWSSLIVILFVCILFLNKIVNFIINIEWYKEVGYLTVYFTKLIAMCKLMIPLFIIIFIGIALYWRSLRLSIIKYRKVFEVNNNKVKNEKRIFIIVNLIVSFLFSYAFAATYWYRILQFNNSVPFNVKDPILNLDVSFYIFKLPLIQSLHSMILSLIVLLGLITLFTYFILSVKDKVMSRNFKKGFDKIDILNSGITRFAGKQLAVLAALIMICVSIGYILKCIGLVYSQKGVTFGAGYTDVHVSLLLYKIIAAASIISAVVIFISILVSKVKPIIVSITVIVSLILIKSLSYAVVQNFIVKSNQKTLEQPYIKYNIDYTRKAFNIENIDSNPFQVKDNLTSQDIDNNMDTINNIRINSFEPTLEFYNQVQIIRYYYKFNNIDVDRYNINGKFNQIFIGTREIDTKAIDPNTWQNRHLIYTHGYGIVMNKVNSVTSEGQPNFVIKDMPPQNSTDIKLNNARIYFGEKTDDYAIVDTKLKEFDYPKGSENATNNYDGSAGIKLGFINRILFAINQKDINFLLSRDILKESKILINRSIKDRVSKIAPFLNYDSDPYIVMSGGKLYWILDGYTVSDRYPFSQPQNNLNYIRNSVKVIVDAENGNVNFYIMDKSDPIVQSYAKIFPDLFKDINKLPSDIVQHFKYPKDLFNIQCSVLGKYHVTDPGVFYSGEDLWEVAKNQKQVSGEKYSMESSYMVMKLPNEQKDEMILLQYFNMRDKDNMVALFGARMDGENYGKMVLYKFPAEKTVYSPYLFKQKLNQDTTISSQLSLWNKDGSQVQFGDTIIVPINQSLVYVEPMYLRASGKEGIPEMKRVIVSYSDKMVLAESIDDALQQIFSYKQKSEEENSNESQIETPSSDINAEKLKEAKSLYEQALEAQKNGDWSKYGENIKKLGDIIDSLQK from the coding sequence ATGAAAAAGAAAATAGTATGGAGCAGTCTAATAGTAATTTTATTTGTATGTATTTTATTTTTAAATAAAATTGTAAATTTTATAATCAATATAGAATGGTATAAAGAAGTGGGATATTTAACAGTTTACTTTACAAAGCTTATAGCTATGTGTAAGCTTATGATACCTTTATTTATAATAATTTTTATAGGCATAGCACTTTATTGGAGAAGTTTAAGATTAAGTATTATAAAGTATAGAAAGGTTTTCGAAGTAAATAATAATAAAGTTAAAAATGAAAAAAGAATATTTATTATTGTAAACTTAATTGTATCGTTTTTATTTTCTTATGCATTTGCAGCAACTTATTGGTATAGAATTTTACAGTTTAATAATTCAGTTCCTTTTAATGTTAAGGATCCAATTTTAAATTTAGATGTATCCTTTTATATATTTAAATTACCGCTTATACAATCATTACATAGTATGATTTTAAGTTTAATAGTTCTCTTAGGATTAATAACTCTTTTTACTTATTTTATATTAAGCGTTAAAGACAAAGTAATGTCAAGAAATTTTAAAAAAGGCTTTGATAAAATAGATATTCTAAATAGTGGAATAACCAGGTTTGCAGGAAAACAATTAGCAGTTTTAGCTGCACTTATAATGATTTGTGTATCAATAGGATATATTTTAAAATGTATTGGACTTGTATATAGCCAAAAAGGTGTAACTTTTGGTGCAGGTTATACAGACGTTCATGTAAGTTTATTATTATATAAGATAATAGCAGCAGCATCAATTATTTCAGCTGTAGTTATATTTATAAGTATACTTGTAAGTAAAGTTAAACCTATAATAGTATCCATAACTGTAATAGTATCCTTAATTTTAATTAAAAGTTTGTCTTATGCTGTAGTTCAAAATTTTATTGTAAAATCTAATCAAAAAACATTGGAGCAACCTTATATAAAATATAATATTGATTATACACGTAAAGCATTTAATATTGAAAATATTGATTCTAACCCTTTTCAAGTTAAAGATAATTTAACTTCACAGGATATAGATAACAATATGGATACAATAAATAATATAAGGATAAATTCTTTTGAGCCTACTTTAGAATTTTACAATCAGGTTCAAATAATAAGATATTATTATAAATTTAATAATATTGATGTGGATAGATATAATATAAATGGAAAATTTAATCAGATATTTATAGGTACCAGAGAAATAGATACTAAGGCTATAGATCCTAATACCTGGCAAAATAGACATCTTATATATACCCATGGCTATGGTATAGTAATGAATAAAGTTAATTCTGTAACTTCAGAAGGACAGCCTAATTTTGTCATAAAAGATATGCCGCCTCAAAACTCTACAGATATAAAGCTTAATAATGCAAGAATATATTTTGGTGAAAAAACTGATGATTATGCTATAGTTGATACCAAATTAAAGGAGTTTGATTATCCAAAAGGCAGTGAAAATGCAACTAATAATTATGATGGTAGTGCGGGAATAAAATTAGGTTTTATTAATAGAATATTATTTGCAATAAATCAAAAAGATATAAACTTTCTTTTATCTCGTGACATATTAAAAGAAAGTAAAATATTAATAAATAGGAGTATAAAGGATAGAGTAAGTAAAATCGCACCATTTTTAAATTATGATTCGGATCCTTATATAGTTATGAGTGGCGGTAAACTTTATTGGATATTAGATGGATATACAGTTTCAGATAGATATCCTTTTTCACAACCACAAAATAATTTAAATTATATAAGAAATTCTGTGAAAGTTATTGTAGATGCTGAAAATGGAAATGTTAATTTCTATATAATGGATAAAAGTGATCCTATAGTACAGAGTTATGCCAAGATATTTCCAGATTTATTTAAAGATATAAATAAATTACCATCGGATATAGTTCAACATTTTAAATATCCAAAAGATTTATTTAATATTCAATGCAGTGTACTTGGGAAATATCATGTAACAGATCCTGGGGTATTTTATAGTGGTGAAGATCTATGGGAAGTAGCTAAAAATCAAAAGCAAGTCAGTGGGGAAAAATATTCAATGGAATCCTCATATATGGTTATGAAACTTCCAAATGAGCAGAAAGATGAAATGATATTATTGCAGTATTTTAATATGAGAGATAAAGATAATATGGTAGCGTTATTTGGAGCTAGGATGGATGGGGAAAATTACGGGAAGATGGTTCTCTATAAATTTCCTGCAGAAAAAACTGTATATAGTCCTTATTTATTTAAACAAAAGCTAAATCAAGATACTACAATATCCAGTCAGTTATCTCTTTGGAATAAAGATGGTTCTCAAGTTCAATTTGGTGACACCATAATAGTTCCTATCAATCAATCTCTTGTTTATGTGGAGCCTATGTACTTAAGAGCTAGTGGAAAAGAAGGCATACCAGAGATGAAAAGAGTTATAG
- a CDS encoding transcription repressor NadR, producing the protein MDSKKRRIYIREILEKSDTPQKGHILSEKLGVTRQIIVKDIAILRAEGKDIIATPEGYLIPKSEKNLIKQVIAVSHKTTEIEDELKTIVKFGGKVQDVIVEHSIYGEIKAMLMIKTLYDVENFMNKVREHKAEPLLVLTGGVHLHTIVAENYDILENIKGELKDKNYIIYD; encoded by the coding sequence ATGGATTCAAAGAAAAGAAGAATATATATTAGAGAAATTCTTGAGAAAAGTGATACGCCTCAAAAAGGCCATATTTTATCCGAAAAGTTAGGTGTGACTAGACAGATAATAGTTAAGGATATAGCTATTTTAAGGGCTGAAGGTAAAGATATAATAGCAACTCCAGAAGGATATCTAATTCCAAAATCTGAAAAGAATCTAATAAAACAGGTAATAGCAGTTTCTCACAAAACTACTGAAATAGAAGATGAACTTAAAACTATAGTTAAGTTTGGTGGCAAAGTTCAAGATGTAATAGTAGAACATTCTATTTATGGAGAAATAAAAGCTATGCTTATGATAAAAACCCTATATGATGTAGAAAATTTTATGAATAAGGTAAGGGAACATAAGGCTGAACCTTTGCTTGTATTAACAGGGGGAGTTCATCTGCACACTATAGTGGCAGAAAATTATGATATACTTGAAAATATAAAAGGTGAATTAAAAGATAAAAATTATATAATCTATGATTAA